In the Triticum aestivum cultivar Chinese Spring chromosome 2B, IWGSC CS RefSeq v2.1, whole genome shotgun sequence genome, TAtttctatattatatatatttcgTATCATAGATATAAATAGTTTTATCTATAAATTTGATCGAAGTTTGATTTTTCAGAGAATCTATATGCACTACACTGtgtaacggagggagtaatataattTGTACATGGGCGTTTTGctagtaaaaagaaaaagaaaaagatcaaaatccttttaaaataaaaaaatgcatctgCATAACAAAACCAGCACACACCACCATGTTGCCACCCTAGTAGTGTGGAAAAGGCCATCTTTGCTGCCGGTGACAAGCACGAATTAGCTGGAAAGATTACCCCAAAAAGAAAGATTACCCCAAAAAGCTACAAACCTTAAAAAACACGGACACACCTACGCAGAAACGTCCAATGGTCAGCAGATCGAATTCTAAGGTGATCCACTTTTTACAGTCAGAACTATGGAAGCCGGCAAGGTGGTGGAACAATGGTCTCTACATCTGTTAGATTGATGGTACTTTTGTGCTAGTGGAGTGGTGTTTCAGTTCATACGGTACATATTTTACATTTCCAGACGATGCGCATGCACACGCCTCGACGACTAGTACTAGTAGCTTTCCGTTCCACTAAACACGTTTCTTCTTAATTAAACGCATTAAACACGGGCTCTGACCGGATCGAAGCAGCTACTACGACTAGTCCTGCCGCGAGTGGTACCATCCGCATCCAGggttctcgctcgcccgcctccACCCGAGCCATTTCTTTTCTCTTTGAAGAAAAAAAATAACCCGGTGAGTGCATCAAACGATGCAGGCAGCCAACTTTATTAAATTATTATTCAATAAACTATGACAAATAAATAGATGAATCATTTCAAAGTCCTCGATAATCTATGTCGTCACTGCACCTACTAGCTTGACGATGTGCCATGACAATGCATCAACGCACGTCATCTAATCCAATGGCTTCACTAAATCGTCTATGGTGAACTGAGATCATCAACCGGTTTGGCAGATTGTCATCGTGCGCCACATGCGCACGCTCCAAAACCCGCCGCATCCATCTCCCGTTGTCCCAATTTCAGGAGAGATCCATTGACCTTGCCAGACCGAACTGCCGTCAACACCACCATGACACCAAACATTGCCATCATCCTTGCTCGTCCATCAACACGTCCATCGCCAAGACCCCCGCTACGCCACGCAACCAAGACCCACCGTCGTCAACGTGGTAGATGCCACACCATACCACCTCCATCGCCAACCAATGATACCCATCAGCTATCTCCCAAGACGGTGCCTTCAAAAAAGGAACAACGATGCTAGAGATGCCTTCGGTGCTCACAACTCTCGCAACATCGTCAAGTTATACGACAGAACTATACAATATGGTGAGGCAGTCTTTTGATACAACATATCCCTAAATAACTGGCCAATATAACCACACGCGACTAGGTAGCTTCCACGACAACGCCCTCAAGAGGGGAATGCAAGCATCACCGTTGCTGAGCCCAAAAGGACAAAGGTTTTCACCCGGAGACTCGCCACAGAGAGGAGAACCACGAACACGTCTTCAAAAAGATAAAGACACCCGTAGACATCGTCGTCGTCGCGCGCCAAAGCGTAGCGCTTTCGCTCGGCAGCTTACCTGTGTCACCATGAAGCACCCAAAACAGTCATGACGAGAAGCGGCCATCAGATCCGGATCTGGGCAATACCACTGCCAAGGATAGAAATATGCCCGAACCACCCACCACTACACCCCTCATCGTCCAGACAACCAAGAAGCCTATCCACCACTGCCATCGTGTGACCTGCCGAAAGCCACCATATGGACCGCCATCCGGGatcgccgccccggcatccatgtCCCGAGTCGCCGCGAGTTAGGGTTTTGACTTAGAAAGACAAATGGCGTGATGGagcatccgcatcccaatcctacctGCCCTGACCCTGACCTTGACCCCACGGCGGCTTCTCATTCCATTTCAAAAGAacgagaacacatgggaattagTAGAAGCCAACCATGTCTTACACTCTTATAAGAGGAGATATTCTTGTAGGAGATGAGTCCTCGAACCGGGGTCCTCTTCCCATTCCATTTCCACACCCACCTCCCTTCGCCTGGTCCGGGGGCGGGCATCCATGGACTCTTCCTCCGAGGCGCCGCTGCTGCTCAGCAGGGGGAACGAGCACAAGGAGGTGCCCGATGTGGCGGGAGGCAAGCGGCCGTggtggagggaggcggcggaggagtcCGGCCGGCTGGCCGCGCTGGCTGCGCCGATGATCGCGGTGGCGCTGCTGCAGCTGTTGATGCAGCTCATCTCCACCGTCATGGTGGGGCACCTCGGCGAGGTCGCGCTCGCTGGCGCCGCCATCGCCAACTCCCTCACCAACGTCTCCGGCTTCAGCGTCCTCGTGAGCTCGCTCCCACCAACCCCCCTTTCCGTTTGCCGTTCCTTCCACATTTTTGTTTACATTTTTTGCATCATGATATTGTGCGTGCTAGTCGTGAGTCGCCACGGGCGAATGGGAGATGACTTTCCTTATCTTGGTATACACTTGGTACCCACGAGATGCTTGTACGAATGCTTACGCCGGGGTGCTTGATGACCGCAAGTCAAACATGCGTACCAGTGACATGAAAAGGCCCGTGAATTTGTATGCTAATTTTGAAAAGCCaccttttgtttgcttgtgcttTGGGTTCCAATTTTTGGACTTGCGTGGTTGGTTGCACTATATAGTGCAACTAGCAGTGCTCTGTTTTGTTTCTTCACATGACGATTATATCAGTACTACTGACTTACTAAGGCTCATGTACCACTCCTAAGAATAAGGAGGCTTCAGGTTCACCTTTCAAATTCAAATGATTCTCTCTCTAAACacgatttatttgtttgtgttacTTATCATACGCTAAAGCCACACTGGAGTTCAGATTACTTCCATGTGTCCTATTCGCTTTGGTCCGACTTCAGTTTTCAGCAAGAATATCTGGTAAAACTACCGTCATAAGAGGATAATAAGCTTATAAGCGCACAAACTTGTATCAGAATTTTGATGGTGTAGATCAACGTGGGTTACCAATATCACTATAAAGTCAAAGGCTgttaagtgcaaattgggttagtCAGGGCGCCTCTTTTGAGGTTGATCTGAGTCATCTTGATTCAATCGGGTGAGAGAGATTTGCCAGTTCCATTCTCATATTCTAGTATGGTTATAAGTTGGTACTTTCCATTAATTGAAAACCCAGTCTCCAACATATGTAAATCACGACAGCTTTAGTGTAACTTCATCAGAAGATGGCCAAACAGAAGCAATTAGAATACAAACAGATAGCTGCACAAGAGTATATCCCAAGAGTTCCCTAACTAGTTTTAAACACAGCCAGTTACATCATCTCATAGGAGGCCTCAAACAGTATAGGTTAGTTGTAGTATTTGCCCTAGTTTAGTTGCTCACAGGATACGAGAGACAAATGGTAGTTTGTGAAAAATTATAAATTCATACTATATTGATACTTTCAGCTCACTTGGTCCAATGCTTTATCTTATGCGTAGTGATTTCATTAATGTAACTAGAGGTTTTATGTACCATGACAGTATATATATTGGCCTCAACATATATTCATACATGTCACTGAAGGTCTAGCTGATGCAAAGATGGATTAGAGACATTAAGCCCCCATCTCTATGTTATGTACACTCAAGCAGTGCAAATATTCGAGCTGATCCAGGATGTGAATGCCACCCCCTGGAACACCTGATTCTTGGTCATGGAAATGGGACATCTCCAGCGTGACCGTTTTTGCGGGGGAAACGGCGCAGTGAGAGCTGCAGGCCATGACACGATGTGGTTCCACCAATTTCCTGTTACGAGGCGGTTCCGCAACTAGGATTGTTGCAATACAATGATCAGATCTAACTAGTAAACATGATGTTCACACTATATGCAGTGATACTTGGACCCAAATCTCTACCCTGTTGACTATCCCAGTCTTCCTGCACTTATAAATATAGATCTTAATTAAGTTAGAATAATCTTGGCGTAGGTGTTACTTTAAACCATGTAAACCCTGATATCTTGTATTAAAACTTCCATATTCTTGTAATCAGCAATTGTTGCCCGCCTTGCACAAGCATCATTGTTATTCCTGCCATTCTTTCAGCATATCTCTTCAGTTCATCCTAGTTCCTCTTCCGTTTATTCCGGAACAGTATGTATATGATTCGTTAATTCATTACTGATGCAGTTTCCTTTTAGATAGGACTGGCATGCGGATTGGAAACTATTTGTGGGCAGGCCTATGGAGCAGAACAGTATCATAAGTTATCCTTGTATACCTACAGGTCCATCATTGTACTTCTTATTGTGAGTGTGCCCATCGCCATTGTATGGGTTTTCATTCCGGAAGTACTTCCTCTCATAGGTCAGCAACCAGAAATTGCAAATGAGGCTGGGAAATATGCATTGTGGCTTATCCCTGGTTTATTTGCCTTCAGTGTTGCTCAATGCTTTTCAAAGTTTCTGCAGTGTCAGAGCCTCATCTTTCCTATGGTTCTTAGCTCCATGATCACACTCGCTGTATTTATTCCTCTGTGTTGGTTCCTGGTTTATAAAGTTGGTATGGGTAATGTTGGAGCTGCTTTATCCGTCAGCATCTGCGATTGGGTTGAAGTGACTGTTCTTGGTCTTTACATCAAGTTCTCACCTTCTTGTGAGAAAACACGTGCTCCACTCACGTGGGAAGCTTTTAAAGGAATTGGCAGTTTCATGCGTTTGGCTGTACCGTCGGCTCTTATGATTTGGTAAGTAAATGTCATCTGAACATGTTTCCATATTGATGTTGCTTTAGACTCCAGCATGAACGTTAATATGATGCCTTGTTAGTTTGATGAGTGTTTCCCATACTTTGTCCACCCAAACATTATCCAATACAGCAATACTCATGTATGCTAACGTAATCTTTATTCTGTTTTACTTGTCCCTGTGGACATTGACATGGTCTCCAGTACACACCTTTTGGCATTGTTAGCCAAATTATTAAGATTATAATTATAATGAAGTGATGATTGATAATACTAGT is a window encoding:
- the LOC123044523 gene encoding protein DETOXIFICATION 12 isoform X1, with the translated sequence MSPRTGVLFPFHFHTHLPSPGPGAGIHGLFLRGAAAAQQGERAQGGARCGGRQAAVVEGGGGGVRPAGRAGCADDRGGAAAAVDAAHLHRHGGAPRRGRARWRRHRQLPHQRLRLQRPRLACGLETICGQAYGAEQYHKLSLYTYRSIIVLLIVSVPIAIVWVFIPEVLPLIGQQPEIANEAGKYALWLIPGLFAFSVAQCFSKFLQCQSLIFPMVLSSMITLAVFIPLCWFLVYKVGMGNVGAALSVSICDWVEVTVLGLYIKFSPSCEKTRAPLTWEAFKGIGSFMRLAVPSALMICLEWWSYELLVLLSGILPNPALETSVLSICISTVVLLYNLPYGIGTAASVRVSNELGAGNPEGARLVVGVALSIVVCSAILVSTALLALRHFIGIAFSNEEEVVDYVTRMVPVLSISVITDSFQGVLSGVSRGCGWQHLGAYVNLGAFYLVGIPVALFFGFTMQLRGMGFWIGMIAGGATQVTLLSVITATTKWDKMADKAKERVFEDRLPTQ
- the LOC123044523 gene encoding protein DETOXIFICATION 12 isoform X2; this translates as MDSSSEAPLLLSRGNEHKEVPDVAGGKRPWWREAAEESGRLAALAAPMIAVALLQLLMQLISTVMVGHLGEVALAGAAIANSLTNVSGFSVLIGLACGLETICGQAYGAEQYHKLSLYTYRSIIVLLIVSVPIAIVWVFIPEVLPLIGQQPEIANEAGKYALWLIPGLFAFSVAQCFSKFLQCQSLIFPMVLSSMITLAVFIPLCWFLVYKVGMGNVGAALSVSICDWVEVTVLGLYIKFSPSCEKTRAPLTWEAFKGIGSFMRLAVPSALMICLEWWSYELLVLLSGILPNPALETSVLSICISTVVLLYNLPYGIGTAASVRVSNELGAGNPEGARLVVGVALSIVVCSAILVSTALLALRHFIGIAFSNEEEVVDYVTRMVPVLSISVITDSFQGVLSGVSRGCGWQHLGAYVNLGAFYLVGIPVALFFGFTMQLRGMGFWIGMIAGGATQVTLLSVITATTKWDKMADKAKERVFEDRLPTQ